From the Thermoanaerobaculia bacterium genome, the window CCGAGGATCGAAATCATCGGGTTGACCCCCAGCGAAGTCGGGAAGACCGACCCGTCCATCACGTAGAGGTTGTCGAAGAGGTGGTGCTTCAGGCGCGAGTCGACGACCGCGATCCCCGGATCCTCCCCCATCGGCAGCCCGCCCATCTGGTGGGCGGTGAACAGCGCGCAGCGGTTCGGCGCGACCGAGGCCTCGTCGATCTTCGCCAGGTCCCCCTCGGAACGGATCGCGAGCGGCGGCTCGTGGAACGTGAGGACTTCCCGTGCGCCGGCCGCCAGATGCACGCGCGCCATCGTCTTCATCGCCGCCCGCATCGCTTCCGCGAGTGCGGGAACGCGCTCGTAGGAGAACGACAGCCGGCCGTTCCCCCGCTCGGCGACCGTGCCGCCGTGCTCGCCGTCGAGGAAGCCGTCGACCAGGAGACCGATGAGCACCGCGGTGTTCGGAAGCTCTTTCATGGCTCGCCGGTGCTCCGGGCCGAACCCGGCATGCGCGAGGCCGGCGAGCATCGGCTGGGCCGGAGGCGTTTCGAGGAAGAACCCGATCTTCCCCGGCCGGACGGCGAAGTGGCGCGAGCCGACCGTCTGCGGCGCGCCGAAGTAGGGCTCGATCTTCCGGTCGAAATGCGCCGCCGTCGCGAGCGTGGGATGGATCCACGTGCGCCGGCCGACGATCTTGTACGGGTCGGGAAAACCCGAGCGCTGGAGCAGGCGCGGCGAGTTGATGGCTCCGGCGGCGAGCACGAACGTCTTCGCGCGGACCGTGAGCCGCCGCCCGGTCGGGCGGTCTCCCGAGGCGTCGAGGAGCTCGGCGGCCGCCTCGGTGACCCGCCGTCCCCGCCGCAAGAGCCGTGTGACGCGGCAGTCCGCGTACACGGCCGCTCCGCGCGCCGCCGCGTCCGGGAGATACGTCAGGTGCATCGCCTGTTTCGCGTCGACGGGGCAGCCGAGGCCGCACATTCCCAGGAGCATGCAGTTCGAGACGTTCTTCGGCAAAAGGTCGAACCCGTAGCCGAGGCGCTTGGCGCCCTCCATCAGGGCGCGATTGTTCTCGTTGATCTCGGCCGGCTCCATCGTGTGGACGCCCAGCCGCCGCTCGATCTCGTCCCAGTGCGGCCCGAGCGCTTCGAGCGTCACGCCCTCCACGCGTCGCGACCGCCTCCAGAAATCGAGCGTCGACGCGGGCGTCCGGAGCGACGTCGTCCAGTTGACGGTCGACCCCCCGCCCACCGACCGTCCCTGGAGGACCGTGATCGACAGGTCGTCGGTCGCGCGGTTGGCGTGGTCCTGGTAGAGGTTCGGGTACGACCACTCTTCCTGCATCCGGAACTCCGGACGCGTGTGGTAGCCCCCTTCCTCGAGCACGACGACGCGGGCCCCGGCCGATGCGAGGCGGTAGGCCGCGACCGAGCCGCCCGGTCCACTCCCGACGATCGCGACGTCCGCGTCGATTTGCAGATTGGCCGTGACGTCGCGGCCGCGGACCAGGTTCGCGATCTCGACGCCGTTCATTCGAGGACGTCCGGCGGTCCGGGATACCCGATGGCCGCCCACGATGCCGGCGAGGAGTAGTAGCAGGCGCAGCAGATCCGCTTCATCGCCTGAAAGCCGGTGCGGAAGATCGCGATCCGCGACGTCTCCCAGGCGCGCAGCCTCGCCTCGCGCGTGGCGGGACCCGCCGCGGTGAAGGAGGTCCATCCCGTCGCGGTGATCAATCCGGTCGTCCCGTTCTCGAAGAGGTGGAGGAGCCGCGCGAACTCGCGCTGGACGGCCGCCGGAGACCGGGCGAGAAGAGCGTCTACGCGGCCGACGACGTCGACGTCTTCCGCCGACGGCGCCCCCGGCTCGATCGCGAGAACCGATGCCGCGACCGCCGCGAGGATCGACGCCTCCCTCTCGTCGAAAACGCGGAGCCCCGGGCGCGGCTTTCGGCGGCGCGTCGGCCACCAGAAGGCGGCGGTCGCTCCCGCGGCCGCCAGGAGGATCGTGCCGACGATTCCGCGGCGGACGAGCTCGCGGCGGGTCATCGCGGGAGGAGGAGCGCCGTGAGCCATCGCGATCGATCCTATTCTCGGCCCGAGGCGGCCGCCTGGGACATTCGGATCACCCGGGGACGATCGTCGTCTGCTTCGCGTCCGGGGAAGGGAACGAGCCGGCGCCGCGCATGGAGCCTTCTTTCGGCGGCCTACTTCGGCCGCGTCCGGAGCAGCGCGTCGAGCTTCTCCACCGGCCGAGCGAGAACCGCGCGTTCGCCGGAGACGACGATCGGCCGCTGGATCAGGTCGGGATGCTTGGCCATGAGGTTGACGAGCTCGTCATCGGTCAGGTCGCGCTTCTTGAGCTCGAGCTTGCGCGCGACGGGCTCGTCCCACCGGACGGCCTCCCGGATCGGGACGTCGAGGCGGGACAGCAGCGAACGCAGCTTCTCCCTCGAGAGCGGATCCTCGAAGTAGTCGACCGTCTCGAAGTCGGCGCCGGCGTCCTTCAGGCGCGAGATGGCCTGCCGGCACTTCGTACACGTGGGCTTCTGATAGACGACGAACTTTCCATCCACGGTCGGCCTCCCCGGCGAATGGTATCCCTACCGGGCCGCCGAGGCCGTGGGCGCCCTCGCGCGCAGGGCCGCCCACGCGACGAATGCCCAGGAGGCGAGCGCGAGCACCGTCACGCAAAGCGCCACGGCGGCGAGCGGGTGAAGCGGCGCCAGGCGGTCGATCGCTGCTTTCGCGTCCGGCCTCACCGATTCCGCCCGCCGGACGATCGGCTCGATGCCGGCGCCCGCGACGCGCCATGCGATCGCGGCGTCGGCGGCCGCGCGGATGCCCATGATCGCGACTGCGGCGGTCCACGCCCGGCGGTCGCCCCGGCAGATCCCCCATGCCGCGGCGATCTCTGCCGCGGCCATCGCGGCCGCCAGGCCGCGCATCCCGCTTCCGAGCGGATGACCGAAGAACAGGAGCTGGCGGGTCGTCGAAAAGCCGAGATGGAGCGCGAGCAGCGCCCCGACGGCGAGAACC encodes:
- a CDS encoding GMC family oxidoreductase; translated protein: MNGVEIANLVRGRDVTANLQIDADVAIVGSGPGGSVAAYRLASAGARVVVLEEGGYHTRPEFRMQEEWSYPNLYQDHANRATDDLSITVLQGRSVGGGSTVNWTTSLRTPASTLDFWRRSRRVEGVTLEALGPHWDEIERRLGVHTMEPAEINENNRALMEGAKRLGYGFDLLPKNVSNCMLLGMCGLGCPVDAKQAMHLTYLPDAAARGAAVYADCRVTRLLRRGRRVTEAAAELLDASGDRPTGRRLTVRAKTFVLAAGAINSPRLLQRSGFPDPYKIVGRRTWIHPTLATAAHFDRKIEPYFGAPQTVGSRHFAVRPGKIGFFLETPPAQPMLAGLAHAGFGPEHRRAMKELPNTAVLIGLLVDGFLDGEHGGTVAERGNGRLSFSYERVPALAEAMRAAMKTMARVHLAAGAREVLTFHEPPLAIRSEGDLAKIDEASVAPNRCALFTAHQMGGLPMGEDPGIAVVDSRLKHHLFDNLYVMDGSVFPTSLGVNPMISILGVSSFAASALARRG
- a CDS encoding gluconate 2-dehydrogenase subunit 3 family protein, translated to MAHGAPPPAMTRRELVRRGIVGTILLAAAGATAAFWWPTRRRKPRPGLRVFDEREASILAAVAASVLAIEPGAPSAEDVDVVGRVDALLARSPAAVQREFARLLHLFENGTTGLITATGWTSFTAAGPATREARLRAWETSRIAIFRTGFQAMKRICCACYYSSPASWAAIGYPGPPDVLE
- a CDS encoding arsenate reductase family protein, with the translated sequence MDGKFVVYQKPTCTKCRQAISRLKDAGADFETVDYFEDPLSREKLRSLLSRLDVPIREAVRWDEPVARKLELKKRDLTDDELVNLMAKHPDLIQRPIVVSGERAVLARPVEKLDALLRTRPK